A single genomic interval of Aureliella helgolandensis harbors:
- a CDS encoding thioredoxin family protein, whose protein sequence is MQETLSATESKAQSSPGIALWLWRWFWRVTLVVSLSYAWYCFYVPKNDIAWAEEYPAAKLSAAQSGKPMVLFFTGKWCVPCRIMKRTVWADEQVESVVNAGFTPILIDVGEPGPSSVALERYQVYETPTTIIADAQGNVLEQVGGAMTKAEFLALLGKPHISKLAP, encoded by the coding sequence ATGCAAGAAACTCTATCTGCCACGGAGAGCAAAGCTCAGTCGTCACCAGGCATAGCACTATGGCTCTGGCGATGGTTCTGGCGGGTTACCCTCGTCGTGTCCCTCAGCTACGCATGGTATTGCTTCTACGTCCCGAAAAACGACATCGCATGGGCCGAGGAGTATCCGGCTGCAAAGCTGTCAGCGGCGCAATCCGGCAAGCCCATGGTGCTCTTCTTCACAGGCAAGTGGTGTGTTCCCTGTCGAATCATGAAACGTACGGTCTGGGCTGATGAGCAGGTCGAGTCGGTGGTCAATGCCGGCTTTACTCCGATACTCATCGACGTCGGTGAGCCCGGCCCCTCTTCTGTGGCTCTGGAACGCTACCAAGTTTATGAGACACCTACCACGATCATTGCAGACGCCCAGGGCAACGTTCTCGAGCAAGTCGGGGGGGCGATGACTAAAGCCGAGTTCCTTGCCTTGCTCGGAAAACCACACATTTCAAAGCTTGCACCCTGA
- a CDS encoding TetR/AcrR family transcriptional regulator: MNQKSGHELFAGIESPRSTREKILFVATDLFYTYGFNAVGLEQILTEADLTKTTFYNHFESKDDLVEKAIQLRDEWETEAFLKAVRERGGYDPMALLLAIFDVMHEWFTGEQFRGCLFLMAVTEYPLKHHPAHKAGARHYLITQQEIEKIAAAAKIASPKEFSKQWTLLIIGAIAQHLMNPEQEAALAAKAIAETLLKNVTLK, encoded by the coding sequence ATGAATCAGAAGTCGGGCCACGAACTATTTGCCGGGATCGAGTCCCCCCGAAGTACTCGAGAAAAAATCCTTTTTGTCGCCACGGACCTGTTTTACACGTACGGATTCAATGCAGTTGGCCTGGAACAAATCCTTACCGAAGCCGATTTGACAAAGACGACTTTCTACAACCATTTTGAAAGCAAGGACGACCTGGTTGAAAAGGCAATCCAGCTGAGAGACGAATGGGAGACCGAAGCCTTCCTAAAAGCGGTTCGAGAGAGAGGAGGCTACGATCCGATGGCTTTACTGTTGGCGATCTTCGACGTCATGCACGAGTGGTTTACGGGTGAACAGTTTCGTGGGTGCCTCTTCCTGATGGCTGTAACCGAATACCCACTAAAGCATCATCCGGCGCACAAGGCAGGAGCGCGACACTACCTCATTACTCAGCAAGAGATCGAAAAGATCGCCGCAGCTGCGAAAATTGCGAGTCCCAAGGAATTTTCCAAGCAGTGGACTTTGCTGATCATTGGCGCTATCGCACAACATCTGATGAACCCCGAGCAGGAAGCCGCACTCGCCGCCAAAGCCATCGCGGAAACACTTCTGAAGAATGTCACTCTGAAATAA
- a CDS encoding AMP-binding protein: protein MSTPTPIHEFLSGCRRRMFRPKVGDSTDKRLSGGMLLLAALVLSRLIRRAGVVDARQSMIGVLLPPSAGAVLANLAIGLNRKVVVNLSYALTAEQIEHCVRTCGITHVITSQRFLKRKPLELPAVKMIFMEDLEKQATWFDKLIAALQAYCMPLFLLQRILQLNSLKDDDLMTVLFTSGTTGPPKGVMLSNKNVLASVDAIRQLYRIDRDDVTLGILPFFHAFGYSGTLWLPLMSDMAVVYHYDPFSTKAISKLAAQSRVTVLFATPTFLRLYLRRCKAEDFQTLDLAIVGAEKLEADLAVAFSEKFGATPVEGYGTTELSPWVAVNVPLHRSLHPTVEGSRPGTVGRPVPGVEVRVVDPETLTEEKSGQIGLLQVKGPTVMLGYLDNPEKTSEVIRDGWYNTGDFVRIDDEGFIAITGRQSRFSKIGGETVPHERIEQLIATVVLEGSSTATASPATGSDSADSSHPIGEVPITETPVVVTAIPDAKKGERLIVVYQTLGQHTPSEVIAQLSKQGLPNLWLPRPNDFVHVETIPLTSMGKVDLGQVREIACERSASSNH, encoded by the coding sequence ATGAGTACTCCAACACCCATCCACGAGTTTCTGAGCGGCTGTCGCCGGCGAATGTTTCGGCCGAAGGTTGGCGATTCGACCGACAAACGCTTGTCCGGTGGGATGCTGCTGCTGGCTGCGCTGGTACTGTCGCGGCTAATACGGCGTGCGGGAGTCGTCGATGCACGGCAATCCATGATCGGAGTACTACTCCCACCATCGGCGGGAGCGGTACTGGCAAATCTGGCAATTGGACTAAACAGAAAAGTCGTAGTTAACCTGAGCTATGCCCTGACTGCGGAGCAAATTGAGCACTGTGTCCGCACATGTGGCATAACGCACGTCATCACCAGCCAAAGATTTTTGAAACGCAAACCGCTCGAACTGCCGGCGGTCAAAATGATCTTCATGGAGGATCTGGAAAAACAGGCAACATGGTTCGACAAGCTGATTGCTGCCCTGCAAGCCTACTGCATGCCGTTGTTTCTATTGCAGCGAATTCTTCAACTGAATTCGCTCAAAGACGATGACCTCATGACCGTGCTGTTCACCTCGGGAACGACCGGTCCGCCCAAAGGCGTGATGCTCTCCAACAAGAATGTATTGGCCAGCGTCGACGCTATTCGTCAACTCTATCGCATTGATCGAGACGATGTCACGCTGGGGATTCTCCCCTTCTTCCATGCATTTGGTTATTCGGGAACATTGTGGTTGCCTTTGATGAGCGATATGGCGGTCGTTTATCACTACGATCCGTTCAGCACCAAAGCGATCAGCAAACTTGCGGCGCAATCTCGCGTGACGGTTTTGTTTGCGACGCCAACATTTTTGCGTCTCTATCTCCGGCGTTGCAAAGCCGAAGATTTTCAGACACTTGACCTAGCCATTGTTGGCGCGGAAAAACTTGAAGCAGACCTCGCCGTCGCGTTTTCGGAGAAGTTCGGAGCAACTCCCGTCGAAGGATATGGCACAACGGAGCTTTCCCCCTGGGTGGCAGTCAACGTTCCGCTTCATCGGTCGCTTCATCCCACTGTCGAAGGAAGCAGGCCAGGCACCGTCGGTCGGCCGGTCCCCGGAGTAGAAGTGAGAGTTGTCGATCCAGAGACGCTCACAGAGGAAAAATCTGGGCAAATTGGTTTGCTGCAGGTGAAGGGCCCAACCGTGATGCTAGGCTATCTGGACAATCCAGAGAAAACTTCCGAAGTCATTCGAGATGGCTGGTATAACACGGGAGACTTCGTGCGTATCGACGACGAAGGATTCATCGCAATTACCGGGCGACAAAGCCGTTTTTCAAAGATTGGTGGCGAAACGGTGCCACACGAGCGCATCGAACAGCTAATCGCCACCGTTGTTCTGGAAGGCTCGTCAACTGCCACTGCTAGTCCCGCAACGGGATCCGATTCAGCGGATTCTAGCCATCCGATCGGCGAAGTGCCAATTACCGAAACACCCGTTGTCGTGACCGCGATCCCAGACGCAAAAAAGGGGGAGCGGCTGATCGTCGTCTACCAAACCTTGGGACAACACACGCCCAGCGAAGTGATTGCTCAGCTTTCGAAACAGGGACTCCCCAACCTATGGCTCCCTCGGCCTAACGATTTCGTTCACGTTGAAACAATCCCGCTTACCAGTATGGGCAAGGTTGACTTGGGCCAAGTCCGAGAAATTGCTTGTGAAAGATCTGCCTCTTCCAATCATTAA
- a CDS encoding ABC transporter permease, with protein MWQRLSSIFWLGTKELRSLQRDKVLLAFLVYSFSLAIFVQARGTSSDVHNASLGIVDEDRSQLSGQLANAFFEPNFNQPILIEAGEVDAAMDASRFMFVIGIPPNFERHIVQGRPTEIQVNIDATAMAQAGIGANYIQAIVQREVSRFQTRSDRNTPLAIELVTRRAFNANGNPVWFASLMALVNQVTMLTVILTGAALIREREHGTIEHLLVMPLTSLDIALAKIWSNSLVILLAATFAVYVVIVRALQVPVAGSIPLFLSGVAVYLFFATALGVFLGTVTRTMPQFAMLVILIIVALQMLSGGMTPIDSQPPWLQAITFFLPSRHFVSVAQAIMYRGAGFGNVWPSFVTVALMAFAFFAAALMLFRRSIASR; from the coding sequence ATGTGGCAGCGACTAAGCTCGATCTTCTGGCTGGGGACGAAGGAATTGCGCTCGTTGCAACGTGATAAGGTGCTGTTGGCGTTCCTGGTCTACTCGTTTTCTCTAGCCATCTTCGTGCAGGCCCGAGGCACTTCTTCGGACGTACACAATGCATCGCTTGGAATCGTCGACGAAGATCGTTCCCAACTCTCAGGGCAACTAGCCAATGCCTTTTTTGAACCCAACTTCAACCAGCCGATTTTAATAGAAGCTGGCGAAGTCGACGCAGCCATGGACGCAAGTCGCTTTATGTTTGTGATTGGCATTCCACCGAACTTCGAACGCCATATTGTGCAGGGGCGACCAACGGAAATCCAAGTCAACATCGATGCGACGGCCATGGCACAGGCAGGCATTGGCGCCAACTATATCCAGGCCATCGTACAGCGCGAAGTTAGTCGATTTCAGACCCGCAGCGATCGCAACACTCCACTGGCGATCGAGCTCGTGACACGCCGCGCATTTAATGCTAATGGCAATCCAGTATGGTTTGCCAGCCTGATGGCGTTAGTAAATCAAGTCACAATGTTGACCGTTATTCTGACCGGTGCCGCATTGATTCGTGAACGCGAACACGGCACGATCGAACATCTGTTGGTGATGCCACTGACTTCCCTGGACATAGCTTTAGCCAAGATTTGGTCCAACAGTCTCGTGATTTTGTTGGCAGCAACATTCGCAGTGTACGTGGTGATCGTCCGCGCACTACAAGTTCCGGTAGCTGGCTCGATTCCATTGTTCCTCAGCGGCGTAGCTGTGTACCTGTTTTTTGCAACGGCGCTGGGCGTCTTCTTGGGGACCGTGACGCGCACGATGCCTCAGTTCGCAATGTTGGTCATTCTGATTATTGTTGCCCTGCAGATGTTATCGGGCGGCATGACTCCCATCGATAGCCAGCCGCCGTGGTTGCAAGCGATTACGTTCTTTCTCCCATCGCGGCACTTCGTGAGTGTGGCCCAAGCCATCATGTACCGTGGTGCAGGATTTGGCAATGTCTGGCCGTCCTTTGTGACAGTGGCACTCATGGCTTTCGCATTTTTTGCCGCTGCCTTAATGCTCTTTCGTCGTTCCATCGCCAGTCGTTGA
- the rbbA gene encoding ribosome-associated ATPase/putative transporter RbbA has translation MSGSGNIAGAPVVTLESVVHRFGKTVALADISLDVPSRKMIGLIGPDGVGKSTLMSLVAGAKIIQAGRIRVLGGDIGERRHRDTVCARIAFMPQGLGKNLYMQLSVFENLDFFGRLYGQSKQERRQRIDRLLAATGLTPFADRLVGQLSGGMKQKLGLCCALIHDPDLLLLDEPTTGVDPLSRQQFWKLIDDIRSQRPQMSVLVSTAYMDEANRFDQLIAMHAGKVLATGSPSQLKTQTRSDSLEAAFVSLLPESTDGRRASLHIPPRRTDANELAIRAEGLTRRFGSFVAVDNVSFEIERGEIFGFLGSNGCGKTTTMKMLTGLLPASEGHASLFGKAVEAGSLEVRRRVGYMSQSFSLYSELTVRQNLWLHARLFHLPRKLRRTRIEQLTEQFGLKPWLDQLAAQLPLGVRQRLSLAVAIIHRPEMLILDEPTSGVDPIARDQFWELLARLSREERVTIFISTHFMNEAERCDRISLMHAGKVLACDAPDKLADARGTGSLEQAFIAYIQAAEAPEAATSETDLPPSNLTPTSSTSSAPPTASLFRPQRALAYSHRESLEILRDPVRLGFAFIGSALLMLVFGFGITMDVNKIDFAVLDQDRSPESRDYIGALIGSNYFQQQTLLESQDDLERQLKENRISLGIEIPPNFGRELRRGTSPQISAWIDGSNPSRASTIEGYVQGVHASHLQELALQTGQSMARPMLSIEQRFRYNPTFESVYAMVPSVPAILLVLIPSILMAVSVVKEKELGSITNFYVTPTSRLEFLLGKQLPYIGMGLISFGVLTLMDVFLFDVPIKGSGLMLLACAVAYITAVTGIGLVISSFTSSQVAAVFVTTIVTILPSIQFSGLMQPVSTLEGVARWMGVFWPTTYYMHASVGAFTKGLTAPQLAGDFLALVAFFPVLTLLAAVALRKQEQ, from the coding sequence ATGAGCGGATCTGGCAACATTGCCGGAGCGCCCGTGGTCACCCTAGAGTCGGTCGTTCACCGCTTTGGCAAAACGGTCGCGTTAGCAGACATTTCACTCGATGTGCCCAGTAGAAAAATGATTGGTTTGATCGGCCCTGATGGGGTTGGGAAATCAACGTTGATGAGCCTAGTGGCTGGTGCCAAAATCATTCAAGCTGGACGCATTCGCGTGCTGGGAGGTGACATTGGCGAGCGTAGGCACCGCGATACGGTCTGCGCCCGCATCGCCTTTATGCCACAGGGCCTTGGAAAAAATCTCTACATGCAACTGAGCGTGTTCGAGAACTTGGATTTCTTCGGGCGCTTGTACGGACAATCCAAACAAGAACGACGGCAACGCATTGACCGTCTGCTAGCAGCCACGGGGCTCACTCCCTTTGCAGACCGACTCGTGGGGCAACTCTCCGGCGGTATGAAACAGAAACTCGGACTGTGCTGCGCTCTGATCCACGACCCCGATCTACTCCTGCTGGATGAACCCACTACCGGCGTAGATCCATTGTCGCGACAGCAGTTCTGGAAACTGATCGACGATATCCGCAGCCAGCGACCGCAGATGAGCGTGCTTGTGTCGACAGCCTACATGGATGAAGCGAACCGTTTTGATCAGCTGATCGCCATGCACGCCGGAAAAGTCCTCGCGACCGGTTCCCCTTCGCAACTCAAGACACAAACCCGCAGCGACTCACTCGAAGCGGCGTTCGTCAGCCTACTGCCTGAAAGCACGGACGGGAGACGAGCCAGTCTCCACATCCCGCCGCGGCGAACCGACGCCAACGAGTTGGCGATTCGTGCTGAAGGCCTTACCCGCCGCTTCGGATCGTTTGTGGCAGTCGATAATGTCAGCTTTGAAATCGAGCGAGGTGAGATCTTTGGTTTCCTCGGTTCCAACGGTTGTGGCAAGACAACGACCATGAAAATGCTGACTGGCTTGCTACCAGCCAGCGAAGGGCACGCCAGCCTATTTGGAAAAGCGGTCGAGGCTGGCAGTTTGGAGGTACGCCGCCGCGTTGGCTATATGTCCCAGTCATTTTCGCTTTACAGTGAACTCACGGTCCGCCAAAACCTGTGGCTTCACGCGCGCTTGTTTCATTTGCCACGAAAGCTGCGACGGACACGCATCGAGCAATTGACCGAACAATTCGGATTGAAGCCCTGGTTGGACCAGTTGGCCGCGCAGCTTCCGCTCGGCGTGCGACAACGCCTGTCTCTGGCAGTGGCGATTATTCACCGCCCTGAGATGCTCATTTTGGACGAGCCAACATCTGGTGTCGATCCCATCGCTAGAGACCAGTTTTGGGAATTGTTAGCGCGTCTGTCTCGTGAAGAACGCGTGACCATCTTCATTTCAACGCACTTCATGAACGAAGCAGAGCGATGTGACCGAATTTCACTGATGCATGCGGGCAAGGTGCTCGCCTGCGACGCGCCTGACAAGTTGGCCGATGCGCGGGGCACGGGAAGTTTGGAGCAAGCATTTATCGCCTACATCCAAGCCGCTGAGGCACCAGAGGCCGCGACAAGCGAGACCGATTTACCCCCATCAAACCTCACACCGACCTCGAGCACTTCGAGTGCGCCGCCAACCGCCAGTCTGTTTCGTCCGCAGCGAGCCCTGGCCTACAGCCATCGCGAAAGCTTGGAAATCTTGCGAGATCCAGTGCGGCTGGGGTTTGCCTTCATCGGCTCAGCCCTCTTGATGCTGGTCTTCGGATTCGGCATCACCATGGATGTCAATAAGATCGACTTCGCTGTGCTTGACCAAGACCGCAGCCCGGAAAGTCGTGATTACATCGGTGCTTTGATTGGTTCCAACTATTTTCAGCAACAGACGCTACTTGAGAGCCAAGATGACTTGGAACGTCAGCTCAAGGAGAATCGTATTTCCTTGGGCATCGAGATCCCACCGAACTTCGGTCGCGAACTGCGGCGTGGAACTAGCCCCCAAATTTCCGCCTGGATCGATGGCTCCAATCCTTCGCGAGCGTCCACAATTGAGGGCTACGTGCAGGGTGTGCACGCGTCACATCTTCAGGAATTGGCACTTCAAACTGGGCAGTCTATGGCTCGTCCCATGCTGAGTATCGAACAGCGTTTTCGCTACAACCCAACTTTTGAAAGCGTGTACGCCATGGTCCCCAGCGTGCCTGCGATCCTCTTGGTGTTGATCCCTTCGATCTTGATGGCTGTGAGCGTCGTCAAGGAGAAAGAATTGGGCTCGATCACGAACTTCTACGTCACGCCCACTTCGCGGCTTGAGTTCTTGCTGGGTAAACAACTCCCCTACATCGGCATGGGACTGATCAGTTTCGGAGTCTTGACGTTAATGGATGTATTTCTGTTTGACGTGCCGATCAAGGGGAGTGGCCTGATGTTGCTCGCCTGCGCAGTGGCCTACATCACCGCCGTGACAGGAATCGGTCTAGTCATCTCATCGTTTACCTCAAGCCAGGTGGCGGCTGTGTTCGTTACGACCATCGTGACAATCCTCCCTTCCATCCAGTTTTCAGGGCTAATGCAGCCCGTCTCGACACTCGAAGGCGTGGCTCGTTGGATGGGAGTGTTCTGGCCGACAACCTATTACATGCATGCCAGTGTCGGCGCCTTCACCAAAGGCCTGACAGCACCGCAGCTGGCGGGAGACTTCCTGGCTCTGGTCGCCTTCTTCCCCGTCCTCACGCTGCTGGCGGCTGTAGCACTACGCAAGCAGGAGCAATAG
- a CDS encoding glycosyltransferase family protein → MADFAQNGIIGTLHNLRNRSTEELESELVQFSADTPMSLLLPCLFSELEGPAMGPIVEELAKIPYLSEIIIGLDRANEQQFVAAKKFFDRLPQNYVVLWNDGTRLRHVDATLQSEGLAPMQPGKGRNVWYCLGYFLASGKSKAVALHDCDILTYNRSIPARLLYPLAHPSFHYQFCKGYYYRAANGKLNGRVFRLLVIPLIRALKTVLGRIEYLDYMGSFRYALSGEFSMRSEVVTSLRFPSDWGLEIGTLSEMYRNCNLNRICQVDIADAYDHKHQIISEDDRTGGLHRMAIDICKAFIRKLAVEGIVISGSMLRSLKACYYRTALDVVDHYHNDAVMSGLTLDRHQEEATVELFSRVIVAAGDEFLNRPDESPFIHNWSRVTSAVPDIYEQLLGAVEADNA, encoded by the coding sequence ATGGCAGACTTCGCGCAAAACGGAATTATTGGAACGCTGCACAATCTTCGGAATCGATCCACGGAAGAACTTGAATCCGAGTTGGTTCAGTTTTCAGCCGATACCCCGATGTCCTTGTTGCTCCCCTGCCTGTTTTCGGAACTAGAAGGACCGGCGATGGGGCCCATCGTTGAAGAGCTGGCCAAAATTCCGTACTTGAGCGAAATTATCATCGGGCTAGATCGCGCCAACGAACAGCAGTTCGTGGCTGCCAAGAAATTCTTCGATAGACTACCGCAGAATTACGTGGTGCTGTGGAATGATGGCACCCGACTGCGGCATGTGGACGCTACCCTGCAATCCGAAGGGCTTGCGCCCATGCAACCCGGCAAAGGCCGCAACGTGTGGTATTGCTTGGGCTACTTCCTAGCTTCCGGAAAATCCAAAGCTGTTGCACTGCATGATTGCGACATCCTAACGTACAACCGCTCCATCCCCGCCCGCCTTCTGTATCCACTTGCTCATCCATCGTTTCACTATCAGTTCTGCAAGGGCTATTACTACCGAGCTGCCAACGGGAAACTGAATGGTCGGGTATTCAGGCTGCTGGTCATACCGCTGATCCGCGCCTTAAAAACAGTGTTGGGGCGCATTGAGTATCTCGACTACATGGGCAGCTTTCGCTACGCATTGTCGGGTGAGTTTTCGATGCGGTCCGAAGTCGTAACCTCGCTTAGGTTTCCCAGCGACTGGGGCCTTGAGATCGGCACGCTTTCTGAAATGTACCGCAACTGCAACCTGAATCGGATCTGTCAGGTAGATATTGCCGATGCCTACGACCATAAGCATCAGATCATCTCGGAAGACGACCGTACAGGCGGACTCCATCGCATGGCGATTGACATCTGCAAAGCCTTCATTCGCAAGCTGGCGGTAGAAGGAATTGTAATTAGCGGCAGCATGCTACGCTCTCTTAAGGCTTGCTACTACCGAACCGCATTGGATGTGGTCGACCATTACCACAACGATGCGGTGATGAGTGGTCTGACCCTGGATCGTCACCAGGAAGAAGCCACCGTTGAGCTATTCAGTAGAGTTATTGTGGCAGCAGGCGATGAATTCCTCAATCGTCCCGACGAAAGCCCATTCATTCATAACTGGTCCCGCGTGACCAGTGCCGTACCTGACATCTACGAGCAGCTTCTGGGAGCGGTGGAAGCGGACAACGCCTGA
- a CDS encoding HAD-IIB family hydrolase produces MLPTATRLIVFTDLDGCLLNKHDYDWSAASATLETLRARRVPVIMNSSKTVPEMTELANELGLSGSTFISENGSVIYWGDEVLGLEHGRQAGEIEVIGTSRDRILKVLHDLKQRYRFRSFADLGLSGVVNETQLSEAKAQLALAREGTEPLLWEDTEEHRSEFAQALHGHQLSLTKGGRFWHVAGQTNKGMAMQIVAVRLSHADAKTILAAIGDSPIDQSMLDVADVPIGIPTTAGLGVNVDPQRGIVAAELGAAGWASAVTKLLLRIDTAAADERNSPLD; encoded by the coding sequence ATGTTACCAACCGCAACACGACTGATCGTCTTCACCGACCTGGATGGATGCCTGCTGAACAAGCACGACTATGACTGGTCGGCAGCGAGCGCGACACTTGAGACCTTGCGCGCGCGGCGCGTACCTGTGATCATGAATTCCAGTAAGACGGTGCCAGAAATGACCGAGCTGGCCAATGAACTGGGGCTCTCAGGGAGCACTTTCATCTCAGAAAACGGATCGGTCATTTACTGGGGCGACGAAGTTCTAGGCCTGGAACACGGCCGCCAAGCAGGTGAAATCGAAGTCATCGGAACCTCTCGTGATCGCATTCTTAAAGTGCTACATGATCTCAAGCAACGGTATCGCTTCCGTTCGTTTGCCGACCTGGGGCTGAGCGGCGTTGTCAACGAAACACAATTATCTGAAGCGAAAGCCCAGTTGGCACTCGCGCGAGAGGGAACAGAGCCCCTGCTATGGGAGGACACCGAGGAACATCGGTCGGAGTTTGCGCAAGCACTGCACGGGCACCAGCTATCACTGACCAAAGGTGGTCGATTTTGGCATGTCGCCGGGCAAACCAACAAGGGCATGGCAATGCAGATAGTCGCGGTGCGTTTGTCGCATGCAGATGCTAAAACTATCTTGGCGGCTATCGGTGACAGTCCCATCGACCAGAGCATGTTGGATGTGGCCGACGTACCAATCGGCATTCCGACGACGGCCGGGTTGGGAGTCAACGTCGACCCACAGCGTGGGATTGTCGCCGCCGAACTGGGTGCTGCCGGCTGGGCCTCAGCTGTCACAAAATTGCTGTTGCGCATCGATACGGCTGCAGCCGATGAACGAAATTCCCCCCTTGACTGA
- a CDS encoding HlyD family secretion protein encodes MLLTTIKRLLLLTVLVAVVLATWRLWLAQQPEPLPAGIAMGNGRIEAVQVDVATKFAGRIEELLVKEGDLVEPGELIARMDTLQLEATLAQAQAQLAEVEQSVDQAMANIAKSESDLTLTKKQAERSEKLKASNSIAEAEYETAINGLAVAQANLGAAKAALRTQEFAVKAAAAQVKQIETQLADASLYAPTRGRVLYRLAAKGEVLPAGGKIITLLDLTDIYMEVYLPADAAVRTAIGSQARVVFDVAPQYAARAKVSFVAPEAQFTPKQVETADERDKLMFRVKVQLPPERVEPYLERIKTGIRGVAYIQVDPLAEWPSFIGPPFPDQPPAFEPPAAVSP; translated from the coding sequence ATGCTGCTAACCACCATCAAACGATTGTTGCTGCTAACCGTGCTGGTGGCGGTTGTGCTGGCTACTTGGCGGTTGTGGCTTGCGCAGCAACCCGAACCTCTGCCAGCAGGAATCGCTATGGGCAATGGACGCATCGAGGCTGTCCAAGTCGACGTGGCTACCAAGTTCGCGGGACGTATTGAGGAATTGCTCGTCAAGGAAGGCGACTTGGTAGAACCGGGAGAGTTGATTGCCCGCATGGACACACTCCAGCTCGAGGCCACCTTGGCTCAGGCGCAAGCCCAGCTAGCGGAAGTCGAACAATCGGTCGACCAAGCGATGGCCAATATCGCCAAGAGCGAAAGCGATCTAACGTTAACCAAGAAACAAGCCGAACGCTCAGAGAAGCTTAAGGCGAGCAACTCCATCGCCGAAGCAGAATACGAGACCGCAATCAACGGCTTGGCGGTGGCTCAAGCCAATTTGGGAGCTGCCAAGGCGGCACTTCGAACCCAAGAGTTCGCCGTCAAAGCGGCTGCTGCGCAGGTCAAGCAAATCGAGACGCAACTTGCCGACGCCTCGCTGTACGCGCCGACGCGCGGTCGCGTGCTGTACCGTTTAGCTGCCAAAGGAGAGGTGCTTCCAGCCGGTGGCAAAATCATCACGCTGCTCGACTTAACCGACATCTACATGGAGGTCTATCTGCCTGCGGATGCGGCAGTACGTACCGCGATCGGCAGCCAAGCTCGCGTGGTCTTTGATGTGGCTCCGCAGTACGCCGCCCGTGCAAAAGTGAGCTTTGTGGCACCCGAAGCGCAATTCACTCCCAAGCAAGTCGAGACGGCCGACGAACGCGATAAACTGATGTTCCGAGTCAAAGTGCAGCTGCCTCCAGAGCGCGTCGAACCCTATCTGGAACGCATTAAAACCGGCATTCGCGGCGTAGCTTATATCCAAGTGGATCCGCTGGCTGAATGGCCCAGTTTCATTGGACCTCCGTTTCCTGATCAACCGCCGGCGTTCGAGCCGCCAGCAGCGGTATCGCCATGA